A genomic window from Caldicellulosiruptor kronotskyensis 2002 includes:
- a CDS encoding anti-sigma factor family protein has protein sequence MCYSEGKLQELIDGVLSKEESLQIKKHLLVCRKCRKLYNELKETDEFVSTKMQKIHNLSANNKKGGLLGMLNKNRKIILAAALALVFLVSIIFTPFGKALSDALKIFRASSIEPVAITISDLQEIESKLQQINANSTIDLKQFGKIDFKSSENNSIYVESLNSTEFESAKNIFKKYNINPDEIAYLWQKENIKSMMINENPNIELKFKLDIDKVNQLLKSLGSKTLLPQTLDQKEFVLTMEGALNLMFYPVKNSEESKKGTVYMIPSLEIGIVKTPKLTTPVELDEVKIYETIANLPFVPNNIRSQLLSIKDPLSTLPVPVNKDLYDYRKIKIGGNDGLVVYLKNNPNDRTIVWVDHNNSVKYIKAESTSEQKLLEFANLLK, from the coding sequence ATGTGCTATAGCGAAGGAAAGCTCCAAGAGCTCATTGATGGGGTGCTTTCTAAAGAAGAAAGTTTGCAAATAAAAAAACATCTTCTTGTGTGCAGAAAGTGCAGAAAACTCTACAATGAACTGAAGGAGACAGATGAGTTTGTATCTACGAAAATGCAAAAAATCCACAATTTAAGCGCAAATAACAAAAAGGGAGGGTTATTGGGTATGCTTAACAAAAATAGAAAGATTATTCTTGCAGCAGCTTTAGCACTTGTCTTTTTAGTCAGCATAATATTTACACCATTTGGAAAGGCTTTGTCAGATGCTTTGAAAATTTTCAGAGCTTCGTCCATAGAGCCAGTTGCAATTACTATTTCCGACCTTCAGGAAATTGAAAGCAAGCTTCAGCAAATTAATGCTAATTCCACGATTGATTTAAAACAATTTGGAAAAATTGATTTTAAAAGCTCAGAAAATAATAGCATATATGTGGAATCATTAAACTCAACTGAATTTGAATCTGCAAAGAACATTTTTAAAAAATACAATATAAATCCCGATGAAATAGCTTATCTTTGGCAAAAAGAAAATATCAAGAGTATGATGATAAACGAGAATCCAAATATAGAATTAAAATTTAAACTTGACATTGACAAAGTAAACCAGCTCTTAAAATCACTTGGCTCCAAAACCCTGCTACCTCAAACACTTGACCAAAAAGAGTTTGTGCTTACTATGGAAGGTGCACTTAATTTAATGTTCTATCCTGTAAAAAATTCTGAAGAGTCCAAAAAAGGCACTGTATATATGATACCCTCATTAGAAATAGGAATTGTAAAAACTCCAAAGTTAACAACCCCAGTTGAATTAGATGAGGTTAAAATATATGAAACAATAGCAAACTTACCGTTTGTTCCAAACAATATAAGGTCTCAGCTTCTTTCAATCAAAGACCCTCTTTCAACACTCCCTGTACCTGTGAACAAGGATCTGTATGATTATAGGAAAATTAAAATTGGAGGCAATGACGGACTGGTTGTCTACCTTAAAAACAATCCTAATGATAGGACAATCGTATGGGTGGACCACAATAATAGTGTAAAATATATTAAAGCAGAGTCTACCTCCGAGCAAAAGCTTCTTGAATTTGCAAATTTGCTAAAATAA
- a CDS encoding ABC transporter permease: protein MAAIIRYSFKEFVRKKIFLITILMSAAFLFLYSWGLKEIAENLKQQRGMMTFAMQQVTVFSSLGFYFSHLMVAFLVVFATSGIISSEIENYNVHTIIVRPIARWKYVLARYLGALIFITLYSTAIFFCIYTINKTLGFSIDHTISQVVLGWLLFELIAIVLLTVTTFFSTLFSTLATGILVVLLFGFAMIGGFLEQIGYAIADFSKASTTLQTIGIVSSLILPTDNIYREMANILFKSNLIDFSTIDPFAGISKNSIYMRIYWFLYVFALMYLTIKRFDKKDLT, encoded by the coding sequence ATGGCGGCAATAATAAGATACTCTTTTAAAGAATTTGTGAGAAAGAAAATATTTTTGATTACAATTTTGATGTCAGCAGCCTTTTTGTTTCTGTACAGTTGGGGCTTAAAAGAAATAGCAGAAAATCTAAAGCAGCAAAGAGGCATGATGACATTTGCAATGCAGCAGGTTACTGTATTTTCATCGCTTGGGTTTTACTTTTCACATCTGATGGTTGCTTTTTTGGTTGTGTTCGCAACATCAGGTATAATTTCGTCTGAGATTGAAAATTACAATGTGCACACAATCATTGTTCGTCCAATTGCACGTTGGAAATATGTGCTTGCGAGGTACTTAGGTGCCTTGATTTTTATAACTTTATATTCAACTGCAATATTCTTTTGCATCTACACTATCAACAAGACTTTAGGATTTTCAATTGATCACACAATATCACAGGTAGTTTTGGGATGGCTTTTGTTTGAATTAATTGCTATAGTCCTTTTGACAGTTACAACATTTTTCAGCACATTGTTCTCAACCCTTGCAACTGGTATACTTGTTGTACTTCTGTTTGGATTTGCAATGATAGGAGGTTTTTTGGAACAGATTGGCTATGCAATAGCAGATTTTTCAAAGGCATCAACAACACTTCAGACAATTGGTATTGTATCAAGCTTGATCTTGCCAACTGACAATATTTATCGTGAGATGGCAAATATTCTTTTTAAATCCAATTTGATTGACTTTTCAACTATTGACCCATTTGCAGGAATATCAAAAAATAGTATATACATGAGAATATATTGGTTTTTGTACGTATTTGCTTTAATGTATTTAACAATTAAAAGGTTTGACAAAAAGGACTTGACATAA
- a CDS encoding glycosyl hydrolase family 28-related protein, with amino-acid sequence MRIIVTDFGAKGDGVSFCTEAIQKAIDTCFENGGGVVVIPAGIYLSRPIRLKSNVTLYLEEGAVIKATNNIEDYYQIGYYHNELLPLKKVILLKISLFPI; translated from the coding sequence TTGAGAATAATTGTAACTGACTTTGGAGCAAAAGGAGATGGAGTGAGTTTTTGTACAGAGGCAATACAAAAGGCCATTGACACCTGTTTTGAAAATGGTGGTGGAGTTGTAGTTATACCTGCTGGAATTTATTTGAGTCGCCCTATAAGGTTAAAATCTAATGTAACCCTATATTTGGAAGAAGGTGCTGTAATCAAAGCAACCAACAATATTGAAGATTACTACCAAATTGGTTATTACCACAACGAATTACTTCCCCTGAAGAAGGTAATTTTATTGAAGATATCTCTATTTCCAATATAA
- a CDS encoding ABC transporter ATP-binding protein — translation MFVKVENLSKVYRMGQNTIKALDEVSFELEKGKIYTVIGPSGSGKTTLFNIIGGLDRADEGRVFVDRKEITAMDQKRLSEYRRDYVGFVFQFFNLINGLTVYENVLSSAHLSKNPLDIDMVLKMMDVYSEKDKFPFELSGGQQQRVAIARAVVKNPALILCDEPTGALDYDSSKLVLKLLEDVNKKFGTTILIITHNLAISKMADATLRLRSGRLVEFSKNPQKISAQEVTW, via the coding sequence GTGTTTGTGAAGGTTGAGAATCTTTCAAAGGTCTACAGGATGGGCCAAAATACAATCAAGGCGCTCGATGAAGTTAGTTTTGAGCTCGAAAAAGGAAAAATCTACACTGTGATAGGGCCATCTGGGTCAGGTAAAACAACGCTTTTTAACATCATTGGCGGGCTTGACAGGGCAGATGAAGGCAGAGTTTTTGTAGATAGAAAAGAGATAACTGCAATGGATCAAAAAAGGCTTTCTGAGTACAGGCGCGACTATGTGGGTTTTGTATTTCAGTTTTTTAACCTCATAAATGGTCTTACGGTATATGAAAATGTGCTCTCAAGTGCACATCTTAGCAAAAATCCCTTGGATATTGATATGGTATTAAAAATGATGGATGTCTATTCTGAAAAGGACAAATTTCCTTTTGAATTGTCTGGCGGACAGCAGCAAAGGGTGGCAATTGCAAGGGCAGTTGTCAAAAACCCTGCATTGATTTTGTGCGATGAGCCAACAGGTGCTCTTGACTATGACAGCAGCAAACTTGTGTTAAAACTTTTAGAAGATGTAAATAAAAAGTTTGGTACAACCATTTTGATAATTACACACAACCTTGCAATTTCTAAAATGGCAGATGCTACGTTGAGGCTGAGGTCAGGTAGACTTGTAGAATTTTCAAAAAATCCTCAAAAGATTTCTGCTCAAGAGGTGACATGGTGA
- a CDS encoding sigma-70 family RNA polymerase sigma factor — MLNYLLFTLKSSKEAEDITQEVFYKLIKNPPREDNIQGWLITVAKNLAINYLKSQKRTTFGEKYLLFSQAPEDDIEILQVKMTLEKLPEEQRELLILKYSGYTYEEIAKIMNINPNSVGTMIARAQRKFRKIYEEGEGE, encoded by the coding sequence GTGCTAAATTACCTGCTATTTACGCTGAAAAGTTCAAAAGAGGCAGAAGACATTACTCAGGAGGTTTTCTACAAGCTCATTAAAAATCCCCCTCGCGAGGATAATATCCAAGGATGGCTTATTACTGTTGCAAAAAATCTTGCAATAAACTACTTAAAATCGCAAAAAAGAACTACTTTCGGAGAAAAGTATCTGCTTTTTTCTCAAGCCCCAGAAGATGATATTGAAATACTTCAAGTCAAAATGACACTTGAAAAACTGCCTGAGGAACAAAGAGAGCTACTAATTTTGAAATACTCCGGATATACATATGAAGAGATAGCAAAGATTATGAATATAAACCCGAATTCTGTTGGCACTATGATTGCAAGAGCTCAAAGGAAGTTCAGAAAAATATATGAAGAGGGGGAAGGAGAGTGA
- a CDS encoding ABC transporter ATP-binding protein — protein sequence MILKTENLTKEYSSKNGCFNINLEIEKPMVFGLLGPNGAGKSTLVKTLVGLLRPTRGKAFLLGKPLDDIVIKSKIGYLPENFKYPDWMTAYEVMEFHCQLLRMKNYKNEIYSLLEKVGIIEHKDKKIRWFSKGMQQRLGLAVSMLNRPEIIFLDEPTSALDPIGRIDVRNIIIELKNQGTAVFLNSHLLSEVEKVCDMVAIINKGYIFAMGTIDELTRKALKVTFVLDKVDSKLFEIMSLKNINVLTHLQNTLEVELSSYEDIPILVEEFVKSGYKIYEVKKSQELENVFLQVIGEGFF from the coding sequence TTGATACTGAAAACAGAAAACCTTACAAAAGAATATTCGTCTAAAAACGGGTGCTTTAATATAAACCTTGAAATAGAAAAACCTATGGTGTTTGGGCTTTTAGGTCCAAATGGTGCTGGAAAAAGTACACTTGTAAAAACCCTTGTGGGGCTTTTGAGACCCACAAGGGGAAAGGCTTTTTTGCTTGGGAAACCTCTTGATGATATTGTTATTAAATCAAAAATAGGCTATCTTCCTGAAAATTTTAAATACCCTGACTGGATGACAGCTTATGAGGTTATGGAATTTCACTGCCAGCTTTTAAGAATGAAAAACTACAAAAATGAGATTTATTCTCTGCTTGAAAAGGTAGGTATAATTGAACACAAAGACAAAAAGATAAGGTGGTTTAGCAAAGGGATGCAGCAGAGGCTTGGACTTGCAGTGAGTATGTTAAACAGACCTGAGATAATATTCTTAGATGAGCCAACCTCTGCACTTGACCCAATTGGCAGAATTGATGTGAGAAATATAATAATTGAATTAAAAAACCAAGGAACAGCAGTGTTTCTAAACTCACACCTTTTGTCTGAGGTCGAAAAGGTTTGCGACATGGTTGCTATAATCAACAAAGGGTATATCTTTGCGATGGGTACAATTGATGAGCTGACAAGAAAAGCCTTAAAGGTAACTTTTGTGCTGGATAAAGTAGATAGCAAATTATTTGAAATTATGAGTTTGAAAAATATAAATGTCTTGACTCATTTGCAAAATACCTTAGAGGTAGAACTTTCTTCGTATGAAGACATACCCATCCTTGTTGAGGAATTTGTGAAAAGTGGTTATAAGATATACGAAGTTAAAAAATCCCAAGAGCTTGAAAATGTGTTCTTGCAGGTTATAGGAGAGGGGTTTTTCTGA
- a CDS encoding ABC transporter permease encodes MVIKKIPLRVIKREFLQFFSIMLLVAIATMTYTLFAVSMQDIDYNYEMFKNRYNQEDGNFITAKEVDIKLLQEKFKINVEQRLFTDVQNDHFTLRVFSVPKEINKPYIEKGRMPSKGEILIDPAFYKKHKLKIGSVLTVGRENFKVSGIAYLPDYIYIIKNDQDLLPDPEHFGFALINEDEMRRLFNIFPVHYYCFKGKVENIDKFKEFLNNNWGLLKFVQRDQNPRITYTEIKVKNAKNLTLPLSLFIILVSSFILFIVMRRVINTMHAEIGTIYSMGYTQKDVLKVFMRFPLYIWLFGSIFGVVLGVIEASPFAQFYRSYFALPKIKSILPWQHIFVAMLLPAIFIFLSGYLAIKNFFKLTIVQMLHGVDEIKFGKLPSIKFFDRFEFGTRIMLKYGWRHIGRELILAVGIIFSTILMMYGMTAKDSIITAIERTYEKNFKYNYLYSLNSSSAHPEIKLKATSEPYNILSFDIEGTKLSITIYGIKSNSDMIKLYDEKGKEISVSSELIITKPLASKLGIGEGDKIKLKNKFTGKEYTLKVKKVANLPVGNNGYMELESFNKLFGYSSGEYIGIFSKEKLEIPQSLIFESYTKSELVNTIKASAGDLSKTIGVMALIAAVLALLIVYVLSTLTLNENKKNIGILKMLGHSERSIFKMILGFNYISFLIGFVAGIPLSKITMDGLMSTVTKDIDFAMSLDLSVQSVLSTFVILLLVFLISRFLARQKIARVMPVEILKGQLD; translated from the coding sequence ATGGTCATCAAAAAAATTCCCCTGCGAGTAATCAAGAGAGAGTTTTTACAGTTCTTTTCTATAATGCTGCTTGTTGCTATTGCCACAATGACATATACACTTTTTGCTGTGTCAATGCAGGATATAGATTACAACTATGAAATGTTCAAAAACAGATACAATCAGGAAGATGGGAATTTTATTACTGCAAAAGAGGTTGATATAAAACTTCTACAAGAAAAATTTAAAATTAATGTAGAACAAAGGTTATTTACTGATGTCCAAAATGACCATTTTACCTTAAGAGTTTTTTCAGTGCCAAAAGAAATAAACAAACCATATATAGAAAAAGGCAGAATGCCATCAAAAGGCGAAATACTCATAGACCCTGCTTTTTACAAAAAACACAAACTCAAAATAGGGTCAGTGCTGACTGTCGGTAGAGAAAATTTCAAGGTTTCAGGCATTGCTTATCTTCCAGATTATATTTACATCATTAAAAATGACCAAGACTTACTTCCTGACCCTGAGCATTTTGGTTTTGCTCTTATAAATGAAGATGAGATGAGAAGACTTTTCAACATTTTTCCTGTTCATTATTATTGTTTCAAAGGTAAAGTTGAAAACATTGACAAGTTTAAAGAGTTTTTAAATAACAACTGGGGGCTTTTGAAATTTGTACAAAGAGATCAGAATCCGCGAATAACGTATACAGAGATAAAAGTTAAAAATGCAAAGAACTTAACTTTGCCACTCAGTCTTTTTATAATTCTTGTATCATCTTTTATACTCTTTATTGTCATGCGAAGGGTAATAAATACTATGCATGCTGAAATTGGTACAATCTATTCAATGGGATATACACAAAAAGATGTACTAAAAGTCTTCATGAGGTTTCCACTTTATATTTGGCTTTTTGGTTCTATCTTCGGTGTTGTACTTGGAGTTATTGAAGCATCTCCTTTTGCACAGTTTTACAGGTCATATTTTGCATTACCAAAGATAAAGTCAATTTTGCCATGGCAGCACATATTTGTTGCGATGCTTCTCCCAGCCATATTTATATTTCTTTCAGGTTACCTTGCAATCAAGAACTTTTTCAAGCTCACAATTGTTCAGATGCTTCACGGCGTTGATGAAATAAAATTTGGCAAGCTTCCTTCAATAAAGTTTTTTGACAGATTTGAGTTTGGAACAAGGATTATGCTAAAATATGGCTGGCGTCATATTGGCAGGGAACTAATTTTGGCAGTTGGGATAATCTTTTCAACAATCCTTATGATGTATGGTATGACTGCAAAAGATTCGATCATAACTGCAATAGAAAGAACATATGAGAAAAATTTTAAGTACAATTATCTTTATTCTTTGAATTCTTCTTCTGCCCATCCTGAGATTAAGTTAAAAGCTACATCTGAGCCGTACAATATTTTGTCTTTTGACATTGAAGGGACAAAACTGAGTATTACAATTTACGGTATTAAAAGTAACTCAGATATGATAAAACTGTATGATGAAAAAGGAAAAGAAATCTCTGTGTCAAGTGAGCTTATCATAACCAAACCTCTTGCAAGCAAACTTGGTATTGGCGAAGGAGATAAGATTAAACTAAAAAACAAATTTACAGGCAAAGAATATACTTTAAAAGTGAAAAAAGTTGCCAACCTTCCTGTTGGGAACAATGGGTATATGGAACTTGAAAGTTTTAATAAGCTTTTTGGATATAGCAGTGGAGAGTATATTGGGATATTCTCAAAAGAAAAGTTGGAAATTCCACAGAGCTTAATTTTTGAAAGTTACACAAAATCTGAGCTTGTAAATACAATAAAGGCATCTGCTGGCGATTTATCAAAGACTATAGGTGTGATGGCGCTAATTGCTGCTGTGCTTGCTCTTTTGATTGTGTATGTTCTGTCTACTTTGACTTTAAATGAAAACAAGAAAAATATAGGAATTTTAAAAATGCTGGGGCACAGTGAAAGAAGTATTTTTAAAATGATTCTCGGTTTTAACTATATTTCGTTTTTAATAGGATTTGTTGCAGGAATTCCACTATCTAAAATTACAATGGATGGGCTTATGAGCACAGTGACAAAAGATATAGATTTTGCAATGAGCCTTGATTTGAGCGTGCAGAGTGTATTGTCTACATTTGTAATACTTCTTTTAGTCTTTCTAATTTCAAGGTTTTTGGCAAGGCAGAAAATAGCAAGGGTAATGCCGGTTGAGATATTAAAAGGGCAGCTTGATTGA
- a CDS encoding FeoA family protein, whose protein sequence is MTLDMISKDKEVIIKSIKSKTARVYALRFGINEGSKVKCVAKINNGPIILRKNHQEIAIGNGLAKQIEVETQK, encoded by the coding sequence TTGACGCTGGATATGATTTCAAAAGACAAGGAAGTTATAATAAAGAGCATAAAAAGCAAAACCGCACGTGTGTATGCTTTGAGATTTGGTATAAATGAAGGAAGCAAAGTAAAATGTGTAGCTAAAATAAATAATGGTCCTATTATTCTCAGGAAAAATCACCAAGAGATTGCAATAGGAAACGGTCTTGCTAAGCAAATTGAAGTTGAGACTCAAAAGTAG
- a CDS encoding nitroreductase family protein yields MSSMFENEVIKAIKERRSVREFLSNQVEEEKIKALLEAAIFAPSAVNGQPWFFTVVQNLDILNKMNQEIRNVMLQSSDENLKKFALKEDFNVFHNAPMAIIVSGKENSQSAQIDCAAATQNILLAAKSLGLATCWIGFVGILFSSPKAQDYIKLLKIPEGYKPLWAIALGYTENYPQTVPERNWNVVEWIK; encoded by the coding sequence ATGAGCAGTATGTTTGAGAATGAAGTAATAAAAGCAATTAAAGAACGTCGAAGTGTAAGAGAGTTTTTATCAAACCAGGTCGAAGAGGAAAAAATAAAAGCTCTTCTTGAAGCTGCAATCTTTGCTCCATCTGCTGTAAATGGTCAGCCATGGTTTTTTACAGTGGTTCAAAACCTTGATATTTTAAACAAAATGAATCAAGAAATAAGAAATGTTATGCTTCAGTCTTCTGATGAAAACTTAAAGAAATTCGCATTAAAAGAAGATTTTAACGTTTTCCACAATGCCCCAATGGCTATAATTGTTTCAGGAAAAGAAAATAGTCAATCTGCCCAGATTGACTGTGCAGCTGCAACCCAAAACATCCTTCTTGCTGCAAAATCTCTCGGTTTGGCAACGTGCTGGATAGGATTTGTCGGGATACTTTTTTCAAGTCCAAAAGCACAAGATTATATAAAACTTCTGAAAATCCCTGAGGGATACAAACCTTTATGGGCAATTGCTTTAGGATACACTGAAAATTATCCTCAAACAGTACCTGAAAGAAACTGGAATGTAGTTGAGTGGATAAAGTAA
- a CDS encoding glycosyl hydrolase, whose translation MKISKSIKEAMLNGVKIIKEHISGEDIYSALPESDRFEIEFCIEIEKSGYYNLYLNYKIEKYTKAVYLVDIDGLCHGDIRLHSESGEVSKMKIGRAFLEKGQKKIKIYGGWGVAHIYAIELEEDKLQNYSAPSFDLSNKNASDKCKKLMEYFSKIYSKAIIAGQHTNTAPGPEIAYLEYQTGKKPALRGFDFLSYTRQTITNNMTYDAMFEVILNKGSVEESIKWHKDLGGIVTFCWHWFSPIGGNDKTFYTKNTDFDIEVALCPNTEENKMLMEDIYEIGKWMRIMADADVPVIFRPLHEADGRWFWWGAKGCDAYKKLYYLLYDIFTNHFKLNNLIWVWNAPHPDWRIEKDYYDVAGVDFYAPAQNYGPLSFWYDYVFELTEAKKPIALTENGPIPDPDVLQNTKTYWLWFMPWWGGFATDGKINSFEHLRKVYNHPYVITLDKFDLFRR comes from the coding sequence ATGAAGATAAGCAAATCTATAAAAGAAGCAATGTTAAATGGAGTAAAAATTATTAAAGAACATATTAGCGGGGAAGATATTTATAGTGCTTTGCCTGAATCAGACAGATTTGAAATTGAGTTTTGCATAGAAATAGAAAAAAGTGGTTATTACAATCTATATTTGAATTATAAAATAGAAAAGTACACAAAAGCTGTCTATCTCGTAGATATAGATGGATTGTGTCATGGCGATATTAGATTGCATTCTGAATCGGGTGAAGTTTCAAAAATGAAGATTGGGAGGGCCTTCTTGGAAAAAGGTCAGAAAAAAATCAAAATTTATGGTGGCTGGGGAGTAGCTCACATATATGCAATTGAACTTGAAGAAGATAAGTTGCAAAATTACAGTGCTCCTTCATTTGATCTTTCAAACAAAAATGCCTCTGATAAATGCAAAAAATTGATGGAATATTTTTCAAAGATTTATAGCAAGGCAATTATTGCAGGCCAGCACACAAACACAGCACCAGGACCAGAAATTGCATATTTAGAATATCAAACAGGCAAAAAACCAGCTCTTCGTGGTTTTGATTTTCTAAGTTATACAAGACAAACCATTACTAATAATATGACCTACGATGCAATGTTTGAAGTAATTTTAAATAAAGGCTCTGTTGAAGAATCAATTAAATGGCACAAGGATTTAGGAGGAATTGTTACATTTTGCTGGCATTGGTTCTCTCCAATAGGAGGCAACGATAAGACTTTTTATACAAAAAACACCGATTTTGATATTGAGGTTGCTCTTTGCCCTAATACTGAAGAAAACAAAATGCTGATGGAGGATATATATGAAATTGGCAAGTGGATGAGAATCATGGCAGATGCAGATGTTCCAGTTATTTTCAGACCATTACATGAGGCTGATGGCAGATGGTTTTGGTGGGGAGCAAAAGGGTGTGATGCTTACAAAAAGCTTTACTATCTTTTGTATGATATATTTACTAATCACTTTAAATTAAACAATCTCATATGGGTTTGGAATGCACCACATCCTGATTGGAGAATAGAAAAAGACTACTATGATGTTGCAGGGGTTGACTTTTATGCCCCGGCCCAAAACTATGGTCCTCTTTCATTTTGGTATGATTATGTCTTTGAGCTAACAGAAGCTAAAAAACCCATAGCTTTGACAGAAAACGGACCAATTCCTGACCCAGATGTTTTGCAAAACACAAAAACTTATTGGCTTTGGTTTATGCCTTGGTGGGGCGGATTTGCAACTGATGGCAAAATTAATTCGTTTGAACATCTGAGAAAGGTTTATAATCATCCTTATGTTATAACACTGGATAAATTCGACTTATTTAGAAGATGA
- a CDS encoding TetR/AcrR family transcriptional regulator — protein sequence MPKQTFLNLPEEKRKLITDTLIKYFSQKPYHEVDISDIAKECKVAKGSMYQYFENKKDMYFYTIEVSYQRFLSLLESLNMGRINIFEYYENSLNSVWLAMKELKYEYMLIERAFFSHDAPFKDEVNERFLKQSRDFLIKVIKYNQEKGIIRDDIDATVIAIFLEGAGFYMKKFIIEQALQNMSTTLEIDIEYFKKAMSQFWTLLKEGIGKK from the coding sequence ATGCCTAAGCAAACGTTTTTGAACCTTCCAGAAGAAAAGAGGAAGCTTATAACAGATACGTTAATAAAGTACTTTTCACAAAAACCTTATCATGAGGTTGATATATCAGATATTGCAAAAGAGTGCAAAGTTGCAAAAGGGAGTATGTACCAGTATTTTGAAAACAAAAAAGACATGTACTTTTATACAATAGAGGTTTCTTATCAGAGGTTTTTAAGTCTTCTTGAAAGCCTTAATATGGGGCGTATAAATATTTTTGAGTACTATGAAAATTCGTTAAATAGTGTATGGCTTGCAATGAAAGAACTAAAATATGAATACATGCTTATAGAAAGAGCGTTTTTTTCACATGATGCCCCTTTCAAAGATGAAGTAAATGAGAGATTTTTAAAACAGTCAAGAGATTTTTTGATAAAAGTTATAAAATACAACCAAGAAAAAGGGATTATAAGAGATGATATTGATGCGACCGTAATTGCCATATTTTTAGAAGGTGCAGGCTTCTATATGAAAAAGTTTATAATAGAACAAGCTCTGCAAAATATGTCAACTACACTTGAGATTGATATAGAATACTTCAAAAAGGCTATGTCGCAGTTTTGGACACTATTAAAAGAAGGAATTGGGAAAAAGTAA
- a CDS encoding flavin reductase family protein: MAHKMVKIEDLNFNPFTLIGKEWMLITAGNIKSFNTMTASWGSLGYIWEKPVAFCVIRPQRFTRKFVEENEFFTLSFFDKEYRSALEICGKYSGKDVNKVEMAKLTPKEDEEFKTVFFDEANLVLVCKKIYFQDIIPENFLDKSIDNYYPAKDYHRMFIGEIVKVLKKER; this comes from the coding sequence ATGGCACACAAAATGGTCAAAATTGAAGACCTCAATTTTAATCCCTTTACTCTAATTGGAAAAGAGTGGATGCTCATTACAGCAGGGAACATCAAATCATTTAACACAATGACTGCAAGCTGGGGAAGCCTTGGCTATATTTGGGAAAAGCCTGTTGCCTTTTGTGTAATAAGACCCCAGAGGTTTACAAGAAAGTTTGTTGAAGAAAATGAATTCTTTACACTTTCGTTTTTTGATAAGGAGTATAGATCAGCTCTTGAAATTTGTGGGAAATATTCTGGCAAAGATGTTAATAAGGTTGAGATGGCAAAGCTCACCCCTAAAGAAGATGAAGAGTTCAAAACAGTGTTTTTTGACGAGGCTAACCTTGTTTTGGTTTGCAAAAAGATTTATTTTCAAGACATAATCCCTGAGAATTTCCTTGATAAAAGCATTGACAACTATTACCCTGCAAAAGATTATCATAGAATGTTTATTGGAGAGATTGTAAAAGTTCTAAAGAAGGAGAGATAG
- a CDS encoding Csac_0668 family 2Fe-2S cluster-binding (seleno)protein translates to MNCCTNLSCSCCESTSIEHFSQVCPICKHQGMLVKNFTVKHIVLDEYLSQVGNEDYFLCTNPECDVGYYKGENVFYKYQLKVPIWLKKDANPKYVCYCGKVTEEDIMDAVLKKGAETFSEVCKITGAMKDCKCEINNPTGKCCVDIVKEAFEKAMIIGKETKDCLS, encoded by the coding sequence GTGAATTGCTGTACAAATTTAAGTTGCTCATGCTGCGAAAGCACCTCTATCGAACATTTTTCTCAAGTTTGTCCTATTTGTAAGCACCAGGGAATGCTTGTCAAGAACTTTACTGTAAAGCATATAGTTTTAGATGAGTATTTGTCCCAAGTAGGAAACGAAGATTATTTTTTGTGCACAAACCCAGAGTGTGATGTAGGATATTATAAAGGCGAAAATGTTTTTTACAAATATCAGTTAAAGGTACCAATCTGGCTTAAAAAAGATGCAAATCCCAAGTATGTATGCTATTGTGGCAAGGTTACAGAAGAAGATATTATGGATGCTGTTTTGAAAAAAGGTGCAGAAACTTTCAGTGAAGTATGTAAAATCACTGGTGCAATGAAAGATTGCAAATGTGAGATAAACAATCCTACTGGAAAGTGTTGTGTAGATATTGTAAAAGAGGCATTTGAAAAAGCTATGATAATTGGAAAAGAAACTAAGGACTGCCTGAGCTGA